One segment of Drosophila mauritiana strain mau12 chromosome 3R, ASM438214v1, whole genome shotgun sequence DNA contains the following:
- the LOC117145505 gene encoding uncharacterized protein LOC117145505 isoform X6 — protein MEFDGAENGLGMEFGGRGILREFNKNDGGIKLSPLAVKPSPKPTSMDQQKAMAAALGHQTAVPGGRKLDDDLVPKFGGLPEFDETQIPELAPLSTDMDTQLKTNHSDSDVFVECLSLHSERYTGDRSELEAYSSALNDVLEQQLSMTSASTLEAAFNDPLAVSQHNNVSYEDMDVDDDLNETMEMLKDSLDAEDHHLMQTHILSATQPKPENNSVHYLPNQEQNRVELDQLAKHSKRNSNAKEPPLVESVLSEESGTQFLEPELTLSALDCTKDSAKHHEEKQTDTEDVFQKEDHHPVRSAQMEDAQNPEEPKRALNLKEASSELSTKLANNLECPNQEKQFSVAVESKERTCTAISLEQSASPAMEATEDRTVEELDHMDVDESMRVDDAPVLNSCRQEQMHALSPVSSKSFSKPCVENDTDFQNYKIDQKTAGKESPLKMTEIELPVESVPSAPLSPPIPTLQAKMMELPLSPPIPTHRPKTAEELEFLALRELPLPDDDPTAEKVVFKQLSHGRVPVVAVSPTPLSLDLKGNTTTASLPEPTSPSFPIKEPAEKQSHFPRSPRAQPEQKDMPYLEEAVVERSSDRKQSDFGAGVIAKSPIVFQLTQPSPEKQHLNETLPMSEISPTPSNITFDSGSITEDKSQKGTENIEPSSTFAVSLGSVDDKQRRTFSVVQPTKEEEEAKSRRTFCMEKENTRRTFCMQQNASPAVEATEDTGADEVMDVDISMRADEVAVMKSPQQTWKERQAPISNSPPIPTHQHLKRPPIHEANSPVSPLGNGTVVLEEQALSAKEQATLSASDEKDDVFLEHFGAISPVSDDMFKTSSGSNNQAKFRVSADEETGVKGASAMIRKRSGTAGEQEAIFDAEFHDGANNQNCSNSAPIDRSSLLLKFDPLLGAPVPVNHPNQQEQALQNILGSNQHQNRLLSPTLEEHETSDGNQSFGLISSAKDTAKKWDFKPPVDRTKKHVKMSVDVIDNDCNKTFDNSNTNTEDKTHNYNDMDELEKKIKNEVTRSEDIEKKLKEGELREEALIKRITEKDKTNAKLNGVIEAYEKAIAELISEKEQQAQLHERQLQEVQADRDANYHHLTSLETTFSDLHVKYEKSKEMTSQLKSNEESLLAERKQMMDNLRLQEQRYDKMKNHAMQQLEIANKKLDTYAREHADETKKLKALLKKEEISRVSMTEQLQQKSRENADLLKICEELIYGKGQGGSS, from the exons ATGGAATTCGACGGCGCAGAAAATGGCCTGGGAATGGAATTTGGCGGTCGCGGCATTCTGCGAGAGTTCAACAAAAACGATGGCGGCATTAAG CTGAGTCCGCTGGCGGTGAAGCCCAGTCCCAAGCCGACGAGCATGGATCAACAGAAGGCAATGGCGGCAGCTCTGGGCCATCAGACGGCGGTACCCGGTGGCCGTAAGCTAGACGACGACCTCGTTCCAAAGTTTGGAGGTCTTCCCGAGTTCGATGAGACGCAAATACCGGAACTGGCTCCTTTAAGTACCGATATGGACA CTCAACTGAAAACCAACCATTCGGATTCGGATGTTTTTGTCGAGTGTTTATCGCTTCATAGCGAGCGCTATACCGGAGATCGATCGGAGTTAGAGGCCTATTCAAGTGCCCTCAATGACGTTTTGGAGCAGCAGCTGTCCATGACCTCAGCTTCTACACTGGAAGCTGCATTCAACGATCCTTTGGCGGTTAGCCAGCACAACAACGTCAGCTATGAAGACATGGATGTGGATGATGACCTAAACGAAACCATGGAAATGTTAAAGGACTCCTTGGATGCGGAAGACCATCATCTTATGCAAACGCATATTCTCAGCGCAACCCAGCCAAAACCAGAGAATAATTCTGTGCACTATCTTCCAAATCAGGAACAAAATAGGGTTGAACTAGACCAGTTAGCCAAACACTCTAAACGCAATAGTAATGCAAAGGAGCCACCATTGGTAGAATCAGTATTGTCTGAGGAGTCTGGTACACAATTTCTTGAGCCGGAGCTCACCTTATCTGCATTGGACTGTACGAAAGACTCAGCTAAGCATCATGAGGAAAAGCAAACGGATACAGAAGATGTATTTCAGAAAGAGGACCACCATCCGGTCCGTAGTGCGCAAATGGAGGACGCACAAAATCCTGAGGAGCCTAAAAGGGCCTTAAATCTCAAAGAGGCTTCTTCAGAACTGTCCACAAAACTAGCAAATAATCTAGAATGCCCTAATCAAGAGAAGCAATTTTCGGTGGCAGTAGAATCAAAGGAGAGAACATGCACTGCCATCAGCCTTGAGCAAAGTGCATCCCCAGCTATGGAGGCAACTGAAGACAGGACTGTGGAGGAGCTTGATCACATGGACGTGGATGAATCCATGAGAGTGGATGATGCCCCAGTGCTTAACTCATGTCGGCAGGAGCAAATGCATGCTCTTTCTCCCGTTTCAAGCAAATCTTTTTCAAAACCCTGCGTTGAAAATGATACGGATTttcaaaattataaaattgatcaaaaaacTGCAGGCAAAGAGAGTCCATTGAAGATGACTGAAATAGAGCTGCCTGTGGAATCTGTCCCATCAGCACCACTCTCACCGCCGATACCCACACTTCAAGCAAAAATGATGGAACTGCCCCTTTCTCCGCCCATACCTACACATCGCCCAAAAACAGCGGAGGAACTAGAGTTCCTGGCTCTGAGGGAGCTGCCCTTGCCCGATGATGACCCCACGGCGGAAAAAGTGGTATTTAAGCAGCTATCACACGGCCGCGTACCCGTGGTGGCAGTCTCACCAACGCCACTTTCCTTGGATCTGAAAGGAAATACAACCACTGCAAGCCTTCCAGAACCCACTTCGCCCAGTTTCCCCATCAAAGAACCTGCTGAAAAACAGTCCCACTTTCCACGCTCACCCCGTGCTCAGCCCGAGCAAAAGGACATGCCCTATTTGGAAGAGGCTGTTGTAGAACGTTCTTCAGATCGCAAGCAAAGCGATTTCGGTGCCGGAGTCATAGCGAAATCACCAATAGTCTTTCAGTTAACACAACCGAGTCCTGAGAAGCAGCACCTCAACGAAACCTTGCCCATGAGCGAAATTTCTCCCACTCCGTCAAATATTACCTTTGACAGCGGAAGCATTACGGAGGACAAATCACAGAAGGGTACAGAGAATATTGAGCCTTCGTCCACCTTCGCCGTAAGTCTCGGATCGGTCGATGATAAGCAGCGCCGCACTTTCTCGGTGGTTCAGCCCACgaaggaagaggaggaggCCAAATCGCGTCGGACTTTCTGTATGGAAAAGGAGAACACTCGCCGCACCTTCTGCATGCAGCAGAATGCTTCTCCAGCGGTGGAGGCCACCGAAGATACCGGGGCTGATGAAGTCATGGATGTAGATATCTCCATGAGGGCAGATGAAGTAGCCGTGATGAAGTCGCCTCAGCAAACTTGGAAGGAACGCCAAGCACCAATTTCAAATTCACCACCTATTCCTACCCATCAACATTTAAAAAGACCCCCTATCCATGAGGCGAATTCTCCAGTGTCACCATTGGGAAATGGCACCGTTGTGTTGGAGGAGCAGGCTCTCTCTGCTAAAGAGCAAGCCACGCTGAGCGCCAGCGATGAGAAGGACGATGTTTTCTTGGAGCACTTTGGTGCCATTTCTCCAGTTTCGGATGACATGTTCAAAACCAGCAGCGGCTCGAACAATCAAGCAAAGTTTAGGGTCAGTGCTGATGAAGAAACCGGAGTCAAAGGCGCTTCTGCGATGATCAGGAAGAGAAGTGGTACAGCTGGCGAGCAGGAAGCGATCTTCGATGCCGAATTCCATGATGGCGCCAACAACCAAAACT GCAGCAATAGTGCGCCTATCGACCGCAGTTCGCTGCTGTTGAAGTTTGATCCCCTCCTTGGAGCCCCTGTTCCCGTTAATCATCCGAATCAGCAGGAGCAGGCGCTGCAGAATATTCTGGGATCGAACCAGCACCAGAACCGGCTCCTTAGCCCAACATTGGAGGAGCACGAAACAAGTGACGGGAACCAGTCTTTTGGATTAATATCGAGTGCCAAAGATACAGCCAAGAAATGGGATTTTAAGCCACCTGTGGATAGAACAAAA AAGCATGTTAAAATGAGTGTAGACGTCATTGATAACGATTGCAACAAAACCTTCGATAATTCCAA CACTAATACGGAGGATAAGACGCACAACTACAACGATATGGATGAGCTGgagaagaaaatcaaaaatgaaGT AACGCGGTCCGAAGACATTGAAAAGAAGCTCAAAGAGGGAGAGCTGCGCGAGGAGGCTCTGATCAAGCGTATTACAGAAAAGgacaaaacaaatgcaaaactAAA CGGTGTCATCGAGGCGTATGAGAAGGCAATTGCAGAGCTCATTAGTgagaaggagcagcaggcACAGCTTCACGAACGGCAGTTGCAGGAAGTCCAGGCAGACCGGGACGCAAATTACCATCACTTAACGTCGTTGGAGACGACATTTTCCGATCTGCATGT GAAATACGAGAAAAGCAAAGAGATGACCTCGCAGCTCAAAAGCAACGAGGAATCGCTTCTGGCTGAGCGAAAGCAGATGATGGACAATCTGCGGTTGCAGGAACAGCGCTACGACAAGATGAAGAACCATGCCATGCAGCAGCTGGAAAT TGCCAACAAAAAGCTGGACACCTACGCGAGGGAGCATGCCGACGAGACGAAAAAACTTAAAGCTTTACTTAAGAAGGAGGAGATCTCGCGGGTCTCGATGACTGAGCAGCTGCAACAGAAGTCACGCGAAAACGCTGATCTGCTCAAGATCTGCGAGGAGCTCATCTATGGCAAGGGACAAGGTGGTAGTAGTTAA
- the LOC117145505 gene encoding transforming acidic coiled-coil-containing protein 3 isoform X7 yields the protein MSVDVIDNDCNKTFDNSNTNTEDKTHNYNDMDELEKKIKNEVTRSEDIEKKLKEGELREEALIKRITEKDKTNAKLNGVIEAYEKAIAELISEKEQQAQLHERQLQEVQADRDANYHHLTSLETTFSDLHVKYEKSKEMTSQLKSNEESLLAERKQMMDNLRLQEQRYDKMKNHAMQQLEIANKKLDTYAREHADETKKLKALLKKEEISRVSMTEQLQQKSRENADLLKICEELIYGKGQGGSS from the exons ATGAGTGTAGACGTCATTGATAACGATTGCAACAAAACCTTCGATAATTCCAA CACTAATACGGAGGATAAGACGCACAACTACAACGATATGGATGAGCTGgagaagaaaatcaaaaatgaaGT AACGCGGTCCGAAGACATTGAAAAGAAGCTCAAAGAGGGAGAGCTGCGCGAGGAGGCTCTGATCAAGCGTATTACAGAAAAGgacaaaacaaatgcaaaactAAA CGGTGTCATCGAGGCGTATGAGAAGGCAATTGCAGAGCTCATTAGTgagaaggagcagcaggcACAGCTTCACGAACGGCAGTTGCAGGAAGTCCAGGCAGACCGGGACGCAAATTACCATCACTTAACGTCGTTGGAGACGACATTTTCCGATCTGCATGT GAAATACGAGAAAAGCAAAGAGATGACCTCGCAGCTCAAAAGCAACGAGGAATCGCTTCTGGCTGAGCGAAAGCAGATGATGGACAATCTGCGGTTGCAGGAACAGCGCTACGACAAGATGAAGAACCATGCCATGCAGCAGCTGGAAAT TGCCAACAAAAAGCTGGACACCTACGCGAGGGAGCATGCCGACGAGACGAAAAAACTTAAAGCTTTACTTAAGAAGGAGGAGATCTCGCGGGTCTCGATGACTGAGCAGCTGCAACAGAAGTCACGCGAAAACGCTGATCTGCTCAAGATCTGCGAGGAGCTCATCTATGGCAAGGGACAAGGTGGTAGTAGTTAA
- the LOC117145505 gene encoding uncharacterized protein LOC117145505 isoform X3 has translation MDFLANIIKRPKSIATTGISTNQPTTVEALEAASPADECSTPRDKGGVTRVSAHLDTLLESASEELQRLEGKHCDLFMESISKPLPAPEDSTDSREEIQKFLSEINFNLNQVSANEMEHLQAMSGELSPLAVKPSPKPTSMDQQKAMAAALGHQTAVPGGRKLDDDLVPKFGGLPEFDETQIPELAPLSTDMDTQLKTNHSDSDVFVECLSLHSERYTGDRSELEAYSSALNDVLEQQLSMTSASTLEAAFNDPLAVSQHNNVSYEDMDVDDDLNETMEMLKDSLDAEDHHLMQTHILSATQPKPENNSVHYLPNQEQNRVELDQLAKHSKRNSNAKEPPLVESVLSEESGTQFLEPELTLSALDCTKDSAKHHEEKQTDTEDVFQKEDHHPVRSAQMEDAQNPEEPKRALNLKEASSELSTKLANNLECPNQEKQFSVAVESKERTCTAISLEQSASPAMEATEDRTVEELDHMDVDESMRVDDAPVLNSCRQEQMHALSPVSSKSFSKPCVENDTDFQNYKIDQKTAGKESPLKMTEIELPVESVPSAPLSPPIPTLQAKMMELPLSPPIPTHRPKTAEELEFLALRELPLPDDDPTAEKVVFKQLSHGRVPVVAVSPTPLSLDLKGNTTTASLPEPTSPSFPIKEPAEKQSHFPRSPRAQPEQKDMPYLEEAVVERSSDRKQSDFGAGVIAKSPIVFQLTQPSPEKQHLNETLPMSEISPTPSNITFDSGSITEDKSQKGTENIEPSSTFAVSLGSVDDKQRRTFSVVQPTKEEEEAKSRRTFCMEKENTRRTFCMQQNASPAVEATEDTGADEVMDVDISMRADEVAVMKSPQQTWKERQAPISNSPPIPTHQHLKRPPIHEANSPVSPLGNGTVVLEEQALSAKEQATLSASDEKDDVFLEHFGAISPVSDDMFKTSSGSNNQAKFRVSADEETGVKGASAMIRKRSGTAGEQEAIFDAEFHDGANNQNCSNSAPIDRSSLLLKFDPLLGAPVPVNHPNQQEQALQNILGSNQHQNRLLSPTLEEHETSDGNQSFGLISSAKDTAKKWDFKPPVDRTKKHVKMSVDVIDNDCNKTFDNSNTNTEDKTHNYNDMDELEKKIKNEVTRSEDIEKKLKEGELREEALIKRITEKDKTNAKLNGVIEAYEKAIAELISEKEQQAQLHERQLQEVQADRDANYHHLTSLETTFSDLHVKYEKSKEMTSQLKSNEESLLAERKQMMDNLRLQEQRYDKMKNHAMQQLEIANKKLDTYAREHADETKKLKALLKKEEISRVSMTEQLQQKSRENADLLKICEELIYGKGQGGSS, from the exons ATGGATTTCCTCGCGAATATCATCAAAAGACCCAAAAGCATCGCCACCACTGGCATCAGCACCAACCAGCCAACGACAGTGGAAGCCCTAGAAGCTGCTAGTCCCGCTGATGAATGTTCTACACCGAGGGATAAGGGAGGAGTTACACGTGTATCCGCGCACCTGGACACGTTACTGGAGTCCGCCTCTGAGGAGCTGCAGCGACTGGAGGGAAAGCACTGTGATCTATTTATGGAATCCATCTCGAAACCACTCCCAGCCCCCGAGGACAGCACTGATAGTAGAGAAGAAATACAGAAATTTCTAAGCGAAATAAACTTCAATCTGAACCAagttagtgctaacgaaatggAGCACTTGCAAGCCATGAGTGGCGAG CTGAGTCCGCTGGCGGTGAAGCCCAGTCCCAAGCCGACGAGCATGGATCAACAGAAGGCAATGGCGGCAGCTCTGGGCCATCAGACGGCGGTACCCGGTGGCCGTAAGCTAGACGACGACCTCGTTCCAAAGTTTGGAGGTCTTCCCGAGTTCGATGAGACGCAAATACCGGAACTGGCTCCTTTAAGTACCGATATGGACA CTCAACTGAAAACCAACCATTCGGATTCGGATGTTTTTGTCGAGTGTTTATCGCTTCATAGCGAGCGCTATACCGGAGATCGATCGGAGTTAGAGGCCTATTCAAGTGCCCTCAATGACGTTTTGGAGCAGCAGCTGTCCATGACCTCAGCTTCTACACTGGAAGCTGCATTCAACGATCCTTTGGCGGTTAGCCAGCACAACAACGTCAGCTATGAAGACATGGATGTGGATGATGACCTAAACGAAACCATGGAAATGTTAAAGGACTCCTTGGATGCGGAAGACCATCATCTTATGCAAACGCATATTCTCAGCGCAACCCAGCCAAAACCAGAGAATAATTCTGTGCACTATCTTCCAAATCAGGAACAAAATAGGGTTGAACTAGACCAGTTAGCCAAACACTCTAAACGCAATAGTAATGCAAAGGAGCCACCATTGGTAGAATCAGTATTGTCTGAGGAGTCTGGTACACAATTTCTTGAGCCGGAGCTCACCTTATCTGCATTGGACTGTACGAAAGACTCAGCTAAGCATCATGAGGAAAAGCAAACGGATACAGAAGATGTATTTCAGAAAGAGGACCACCATCCGGTCCGTAGTGCGCAAATGGAGGACGCACAAAATCCTGAGGAGCCTAAAAGGGCCTTAAATCTCAAAGAGGCTTCTTCAGAACTGTCCACAAAACTAGCAAATAATCTAGAATGCCCTAATCAAGAGAAGCAATTTTCGGTGGCAGTAGAATCAAAGGAGAGAACATGCACTGCCATCAGCCTTGAGCAAAGTGCATCCCCAGCTATGGAGGCAACTGAAGACAGGACTGTGGAGGAGCTTGATCACATGGACGTGGATGAATCCATGAGAGTGGATGATGCCCCAGTGCTTAACTCATGTCGGCAGGAGCAAATGCATGCTCTTTCTCCCGTTTCAAGCAAATCTTTTTCAAAACCCTGCGTTGAAAATGATACGGATTttcaaaattataaaattgatcaaaaaacTGCAGGCAAAGAGAGTCCATTGAAGATGACTGAAATAGAGCTGCCTGTGGAATCTGTCCCATCAGCACCACTCTCACCGCCGATACCCACACTTCAAGCAAAAATGATGGAACTGCCCCTTTCTCCGCCCATACCTACACATCGCCCAAAAACAGCGGAGGAACTAGAGTTCCTGGCTCTGAGGGAGCTGCCCTTGCCCGATGATGACCCCACGGCGGAAAAAGTGGTATTTAAGCAGCTATCACACGGCCGCGTACCCGTGGTGGCAGTCTCACCAACGCCACTTTCCTTGGATCTGAAAGGAAATACAACCACTGCAAGCCTTCCAGAACCCACTTCGCCCAGTTTCCCCATCAAAGAACCTGCTGAAAAACAGTCCCACTTTCCACGCTCACCCCGTGCTCAGCCCGAGCAAAAGGACATGCCCTATTTGGAAGAGGCTGTTGTAGAACGTTCTTCAGATCGCAAGCAAAGCGATTTCGGTGCCGGAGTCATAGCGAAATCACCAATAGTCTTTCAGTTAACACAACCGAGTCCTGAGAAGCAGCACCTCAACGAAACCTTGCCCATGAGCGAAATTTCTCCCACTCCGTCAAATATTACCTTTGACAGCGGAAGCATTACGGAGGACAAATCACAGAAGGGTACAGAGAATATTGAGCCTTCGTCCACCTTCGCCGTAAGTCTCGGATCGGTCGATGATAAGCAGCGCCGCACTTTCTCGGTGGTTCAGCCCACgaaggaagaggaggaggCCAAATCGCGTCGGACTTTCTGTATGGAAAAGGAGAACACTCGCCGCACCTTCTGCATGCAGCAGAATGCTTCTCCAGCGGTGGAGGCCACCGAAGATACCGGGGCTGATGAAGTCATGGATGTAGATATCTCCATGAGGGCAGATGAAGTAGCCGTGATGAAGTCGCCTCAGCAAACTTGGAAGGAACGCCAAGCACCAATTTCAAATTCACCACCTATTCCTACCCATCAACATTTAAAAAGACCCCCTATCCATGAGGCGAATTCTCCAGTGTCACCATTGGGAAATGGCACCGTTGTGTTGGAGGAGCAGGCTCTCTCTGCTAAAGAGCAAGCCACGCTGAGCGCCAGCGATGAGAAGGACGATGTTTTCTTGGAGCACTTTGGTGCCATTTCTCCAGTTTCGGATGACATGTTCAAAACCAGCAGCGGCTCGAACAATCAAGCAAAGTTTAGGGTCAGTGCTGATGAAGAAACCGGAGTCAAAGGCGCTTCTGCGATGATCAGGAAGAGAAGTGGTACAGCTGGCGAGCAGGAAGCGATCTTCGATGCCGAATTCCATGATGGCGCCAACAACCAAAACT GCAGCAATAGTGCGCCTATCGACCGCAGTTCGCTGCTGTTGAAGTTTGATCCCCTCCTTGGAGCCCCTGTTCCCGTTAATCATCCGAATCAGCAGGAGCAGGCGCTGCAGAATATTCTGGGATCGAACCAGCACCAGAACCGGCTCCTTAGCCCAACATTGGAGGAGCACGAAACAAGTGACGGGAACCAGTCTTTTGGATTAATATCGAGTGCCAAAGATACAGCCAAGAAATGGGATTTTAAGCCACCTGTGGATAGAACAAAA AAGCATGTTAAAATGAGTGTAGACGTCATTGATAACGATTGCAACAAAACCTTCGATAATTCCAA CACTAATACGGAGGATAAGACGCACAACTACAACGATATGGATGAGCTGgagaagaaaatcaaaaatgaaGT AACGCGGTCCGAAGACATTGAAAAGAAGCTCAAAGAGGGAGAGCTGCGCGAGGAGGCTCTGATCAAGCGTATTACAGAAAAGgacaaaacaaatgcaaaactAAA CGGTGTCATCGAGGCGTATGAGAAGGCAATTGCAGAGCTCATTAGTgagaaggagcagcaggcACAGCTTCACGAACGGCAGTTGCAGGAAGTCCAGGCAGACCGGGACGCAAATTACCATCACTTAACGTCGTTGGAGACGACATTTTCCGATCTGCATGT GAAATACGAGAAAAGCAAAGAGATGACCTCGCAGCTCAAAAGCAACGAGGAATCGCTTCTGGCTGAGCGAAAGCAGATGATGGACAATCTGCGGTTGCAGGAACAGCGCTACGACAAGATGAAGAACCATGCCATGCAGCAGCTGGAAAT TGCCAACAAAAAGCTGGACACCTACGCGAGGGAGCATGCCGACGAGACGAAAAAACTTAAAGCTTTACTTAAGAAGGAGGAGATCTCGCGGGTCTCGATGACTGAGCAGCTGCAACAGAAGTCACGCGAAAACGCTGATCTGCTCAAGATCTGCGAGGAGCTCATCTATGGCAAGGGACAAGGTGGTAGTAGTTAA